caggagaggaagaggaagaaggagagccGTGAGGCCCACGAGCGCTCACACAAAGCCCGTAAGATGATTGGTCTGAAGGCCAAACTCTACCACAAACAGAGGCACTCTgagaagatccagatgaaaaagACGTAAGTACAGTATAAACATAGATGAGTAGTACACactacagtagtatagtagtgtagcaCACTACAGTAGATCAACCAATGGTCTCCTTTTATAGAGTGCAGAGTATTGACTCTTAGGATTTAGGTTCAGGGACATGATAGATATAACAGGTTTAATGCCCTATTTTTAAATGAACTCCTTGGTTATGACATTGTAATTAAGACATCGTCTAGTAACTGCTATTGTCAAAATGTTGATTGAAACGGCATATGCCATTGCCACCAATCCAAAATGTTTGTTGACCTATTGGTGCCAACACCACTTGTCTTACCACAGCCTCAAGATGCACGAGCAGAGGAAGACCAAGCAGAAGAACGACGACAAGACTCCTGAGGGAGCAGTACCAGCCTACCTGCTCGACAGAGAGGGACAGTCCCGCGCCAAGATCCTCTCCAACATGATCAAAcagaagaggaaggagaaggcTGTGAGTATTCAATGCCTTTCTTTTACTTGTTTTGTGTTTTCGCCACCATGTCTCACTGAAGACAGGTAATAGTGTCTGGCCATATGATCACATATAAAAGGGAACAACACCTAGGTTCATCTATTGCCAACCTGCATGCGTTTTGCGCACCATGCAAACAATTTGAGGTCAAAGTACTCTGGTATGAAAAACTGAGCCAATCAAGAGAACTTGGGCTAGGAGGGGGGACATCTCTAGTTCTCTGCTCCGACCCGTCCCCCGTAGTCGTAGTACTATTTTCCTCCCTCGAGGTGGATGGCAGATCTCCACTTTTTCCGTTGGTGCCACTGATGTGTGAGGAAAAAGGGTAGGGAAAATGGTGTATTAGTCAAGCACTATTATTTCGTAGTTAGCTCCTTAGCTAAGGCATCATTGTGACTAAGGTAGTTAGCTACAGCATTTAGTCAACTAAGCGAGAACACTTTCTTGCCTGCACATGCTATGATCTCCGCAACGGTAGTAGGTGCGAGCGCATTGACGTGCCGCGAAATGTGCAGTGTTGCGGTAGTTCAGTGCGCGTCGCTGCGTGGATGTAAGCAGACATGGCAGAGAGAGTTGTTCCGCCGATGCCGTCTTTCACAGAGTTATGTTAGACTGTTACAGATTTGTAGACCTACGTTAATCCATCCGTTCTTGATCTCTAGGTTTCAGGAAATGGCAGTTACAgttaaaataaatttaaaaaatacagcCAATTGCTCCAACTTCCTGAGGGGGGAGTTGACTGACCCCATCCGGACCTATAACAGTCTATAGCCTGCCATTCCTACTGAGCCAGTCTTCTGCCAACGTCATTATTAGGCAAAACAAAGGTGCATTTGCCTATGATTTGAGCAGTGTTGCACGCGTGAGGTCCGCAGGGCCGGGATTGCCACTGCGGCGTTGAAATTGTACTCATAAAAATGATTCAAGGTTGGCGTGTCTGCTATTGTCAGATGAATTGTTTCAAATGTCAATGTAATACTGTAGACTGTTTTCCCGCACTCCCATTAAAACTAGTCCTGGATTAACATGCACTTTCAATGAAATCGGCCCTAAGTGTGCAAAGCACCAAGCCAGTTTAGTTAAAAACAGGTGTCCTGCTATATTCTCTGATCTAATCTTGTGTTTCTCCCTGTAGGGTAAATGGGAGGTGCCCCTGCCCAAGGTTCGAGCCCAAGGGGAGACGGAGGTGCTCAAAGTCATCCGTACGGGCAAGAGGCAGAAGAAGGCCTGGAAGAGGATGGTCACCAAAGTGTGCTTCGTAGGCGACAACTTCACCCGCAAGCCTCCCAAATACGAACGCTTCATCAGACCCATGGTAAGGAGGAAAGAAACACGACTCACTAGCATACAGTGTATATAGCAGTGTTGGATTGAAACTTCGGATATGTAAACACCCTCGTTATTGCTGTGAACATCAGTTTAACTTTGActtcatttttgtcatttagcagactatcTAGAGAGACTTAGTTACAACCAGTGCAATCAACTAAATTAGGTAAAACAACCTAAATTGGCTTACTTGCTCTTTGGGGAGCATAGGTCATTCACAAACTTCCTCCTGCGGGTTTGAGGAGGTAAACAACCTAAATTACCTGAAATAAATGTCCCACCATCGTctgcccttccctctctccagggTCTACGGTTCAAGAAGGCCCATGTGACCCACCCGGAGCTGAAGGCCACGTTCTGTCTGCCTATTCTGGGGGTGAAGAAGAATCCCTCGTCACCCCTTTACACCACTCTGGGGGTCATCACCAAGGGAACCGTGGTAGAGGTCAACGTCAGCGAGCTCGGCCTGGTCACGCAGGGGGGAAAGGTCATCTGGGGTGAGATATCTCCTATCCTCTCAAATGTCTATGTCTATTGATAGTCATCTGGATCAGTATGGGACAGTTTCCCGgccacagattaagcctagtcctagacTAAAAAGCACTTTCTGTGGAGATTCTCCATTAAACATGCTTCTTAgtaggatgtcattgtaaataagaatttgttcttaactgacttgcatagttaaataaaggttaaaaataaatacaaattagtaCACTACTAGGCTACATCTgtgtacacagtaccagtcaaacatttggacacacctactcattccagggtttttctttatttttactattttctacattgtagaataatagggaagacataaaaactatgaaagaacacatggaaacatgtagtaaccaaaaaagtgttaaacaaaatatattatatttgagattcttcaaagtagacaccctttgccttgatgacagcttcgcacactcttggcatatTATGATgcatgattttccaacagtcttgaaggagttcccacatgctgagcattttttggctgcttttcctagcATTTACGAGGCCAGCAAACTCGTTCCTTACACGCTAGGAACGTATTTCCTAAAACGTTATATTAAAAGGGTGCCTGTCGGTCCCAAAACACACGTTTTCTGGAGACTTGTGGGAGGAGTGCTGATGACATTGCCCACGGTATGCTTTTTCGGAAGCCTGATTGCAtccagactgaggagaaatcCACACACAATGCATCTCTGACCACCTTCTGAAGTGGTCAGCTCGATCTGAACACAGTCAGACCACAAAGCGACTTTTGTGTGTCTAGACATGTCTTTTCAATGTGATCTTTGTATTTTGATAGCAGAAGTCACATGtaagtgtcaagtgtagacaCAGCCTTATTCACCTTCTGAAGTGTAGTGATTTAAAATGTCTCATTTATTTCTCTTCTCTTCAGGTAAATACGCCCAGGTGACGAATAACCCAGAGAACGATGGCTGCATTAATGCTGTACTGCTGGTGTAAATTAAGAACTTTATGGGACGGTTCCCTGGACACAGATGAAGCCAAATCCTGGACTAAAAATAATTTCATGGAGATTTTCCAGTGTTTTTATAGTCCGGGACTagacttaatctgtgtccgggaaacgaCCCCATCAATACAGACTGTGCCTGTAACATACAGCCAGAGCTATGGCTGCCATGgtataacagaccagaccaggaacACTGAAACCTCTGGGTATAAACCATGTGTGTTCAGCCGTGGAGAAAATCAAGAAAACACAGAAAAGATCAGATGCAGTATTTTGCAACAAGGTGTCTTGTAACTAAATActaaaacatgctctaaataTAAGGGGGTTGTGCTTTTGTCATAAATTTGTTATATAAATAGTTTTCTGATTGTTTTTGACTGCTCTGAGAAGTTTCCAGTGTTTTTTAGGGGGGAGGGGTCAAAACTGATCAGATTACTTGAAAGAGCAGTAAACATGAAAAATTATGGCGCTATTAATGTGAGAAAGGGGTCCCCTCCACAACTCAGAGCAGGCCAACACAGTGGAGCCACAGTTTGAGACAGATGTGATACCTGCAGTGATACTGATGCTCATCTACTGGAGTACAGGTCTTATACACCTGTATTGTATGTAGGgctgtgctacgctaatatacagggcggcaggtagcctagcgtttaagagcgttgggccagttaccaagaggttgctggttcaaatccccgagccaactaggTACCTGctgttgagcaaggcactttaccataagagcgtctgctaaattacttaaatgtaatacAGCTGTTTTTAGTGCATGTAGGGCTCTTTTACACTTATATACACATGTATTTGTGCTGAAATGTACAGTGTTAAACTGATATATAGCTGTGTTACTGCATGTGGGACTGTGttggtgccttcagaaagtattcatacccctcgacttattccacattttgttgcagtCTAAATTCTTTATTTCCCCagacccatctacacacactaccccataatgacaaagtgaaaaaattatttttgcaaatgtattgaaaatgatatacagaaatatctcatttacataagtattcacaggcgtgctgtcaatactttgtagaagcgcctttggtggcgattacagctttgTTGTTtttggtatgtctgtatcagctttgcacttCAGGATTTGAGTATTTTCTTCCTTGCATATTTTCTTACGCTCTTTTAAATTAGATGGGGAGCGGTGGTCAACAGCAATCtacaagtctttccacagattttacatttacattacattcaagattttcaatgggattcaagtctgggctttggctgggccactcaatacgttcacattcttgttctgaagccattccagcgttgctttggctgtatgcctgtggtcattatcctgttggaacGTACATTTTCGCCCCCAGTCCAAGGTCGTTTGCATTCTGAAGCTGTGTCTCATccaggatttgcctgtatttggctctcttcattgttccctctatccttgcCAGTCTATCAGTCCCTGCGGCTGAAAAGcacccccatagcatgatgctgccaccaccatgcttcatgtaAGAGATAgtgttagacgggtgatgagctgtgcctggttttcgcCAGACATAGTGATttgcattcagtccaaagagttcaatttttgtCTCTTCGGACAACAGAATCTTTAGCTTTTTTTCTCCATCTTTCACGTGCTTTTTTGCAAATTCCAGGTTTGCTGTCATGTTTCTcatgagtggcttccatctggccactctcccataaagcccagattggtgaagtgctgtagagactgttgggTTTTttgccacctccctgaccaaggtccttgcCCAGTTTCTCAGTTGGGTCGGACGGCCAGCtgtaggcagagtctgggtagttccatgcTTTTTCAATATTTTCAATGTCCCAATGAAGGAGAcgactgtgctcttggaaactgcACTCTAGAAATggttttgtacccttccccagatacactttttccacattttgtagttacagcctgaatttaaaattgattaaattgagatgtcactggcctacacacaataccccataacgtcaaagtggtattatgtttttagatttttttgacaaattaataaaaatgaaaagctgaaatgtcgcGAGTCAAGTTTTTGAACCCTTTGTtacggcaagcctaaattagttcaggagtaaaaatgtgcttaagtcaCAAGTTTCATGGACTCACTCTATGTATGCAATAATAGTCTTTGACATGATTTttagaatgactacctcatctctgtaccccacaaataaaatgatctgtaaggtccctcagtcaagcagtgaatttaaaatactgattcaaccacaaagaccagggaggttttccaatgccttgccaAGAACCTATTGGTAGTTAGGTAAAAATTAaataagcagacattgaatatcccatgGTGAAATGACAcgtagatggtgtatcaatacacccagtcactacaaagatacaggctttcttcctaactcagttgtcgaagaggaaggaaacagctcatGGATTTAACCATGAGGCCTATGGGGTgagtttaaaacagttagagtgtaatggctgtgataggagaaaactgaggatggaacaacaacattgtagttactccacaatactaacctaaataacagagtgaaaagaagaaatcCCATACAGAATTAAAATatgacaaaacatgcatcctgtttgcaacaaggcactaaagtaaaactgaaaatgtgaattaactttgtcctgaatacaaagtgttatgtttggggcagatCCAACAAAACACATCACCAAGTACCACTTTTCATATATTCAAGCATGGTGctggctacatcatgttatgtgtatgcttgtcatcggcgaGGACTAGGGAaatagaatagagctaagcacaggcaaaatcctagaggaaaacatggTTTAGTCTGGttttcaacagacactgggagacaaattcacctttcagcagatcAATAACTGAATACACAAGGCcacatatacactggagttgcttaccaagacaacattgaatgttccttagTGGCCTACAGTGGCTTatgaaagtattcatcccccttggcattttttcctatttttttgccttaacctggaattaaaattcattttttggggggtttgtatcatttgatttacacagcatgcctaccactttgaagatgcaaaatattttttattgtcaagaaataagaccaaaaaaaacAAAACTTGCACATgcgtaactattcaccccccacaaagtcaatactttgtagagacaccttttgcagcaattacagctgcaagtctcttggggtatgtctctataagcttggcacatctagccactgggatttttgcccattcttcaaggcaaaactgctccagctccttcaagttggatgggttctgctggtgtacagcaatctttaagtcataccacagattctcaattggattgaggtctgggctttgactagtatgcttagtgtcattgtcctgttggaaggtgaacctctgtcccagtctcaaacctctggaaaactgaaacaggtttccctcaagaatttccctgtatttcgcaccatccatcattccttcaattctgacccgtTTCCCAtgccctgccgatggaaaaacatccccacagcatgatgctgccaccaccatgcttcactgtggggagggtgttctccttgatggccaaaaagctcaattgtagtctcatctgaccagagtactttcttccatatgtttggggagactcccacgtgccttttggcgaacaccaaacttgttcttttttttcccctttaagcaatggctctttcaggccactcttccgtaaaaccCAGCtctacggcttaaagtggtcctatggacagatactccaatctccgctgtggagctttgcagctccttcagggtgacctttggtctctttgttgcctctgattaatgccctccttgcctggtctgtgagttttggtgggcagccctttcttggcaggtttgttctggtgccatattctttaaaagttttaataatggatttaatggctcTCCGtgagatgttcaaagtttctgatatttttttataacccaaccctgatctgtacttctccacaactttgtccctgacctgtttggagagctccttggtcttcatggtgccgcttgcttggtggtgttgcagactttgggaactttcagaacaggtgtatatatactgagatcatgtgacacttagattgcacacaggtggactttatttaactaattatgtgacttctgaaggtaattggttgcaccagatcttatttaggggcttcatatcaaagggggtgaatacatatgcacacaccacttttcagtgttttatttttgagaatttttttgaaacaagttatttttttcatttcacttcaccaatttggactattttgtttatGTCAATTACATGAACTTagaataaaaatccatttaaattacaggttgtaatgcaacaaaataggaaaaacacaaaggggatgaatacttttgcaaggcactgtatccataaaaattatgccagccgattcatgatttcgactggatAAGAAACGCTTCCTACCTGTCTCGTCCCGACCCCTACACGTTCACTACTATGGGACAGTTGGAGATtgaggtttatacaaatctctgctgttgaaaactaaatgttagtctaaaagaaatgtgagaatgTCTAGAcactttttatagtggaggtcaAGTTTATAATTTACCTGGCTGGGctgacagtggattgcgcagtcagatggaacagagtgaaTGGGCATtataacgtcatagatttagccggtggtaacttgtggaatagacaccggctggaatgcgcttttaaccaatcagcattcaggattagacccacctgttgtataatATCCAACATTTCACACATATAGTCCAAATACTGACTTTTAGCACTTGGTGTTATATAGCAACTTCATACGAGaataggctttaggtgaggcagatgaacctgtatcCATATTACTTCCACATCATctgacatgagatcctctctcagCCTAACAGCAATATGACTCTAGACATACATGGCAACACCTCCCCCATTTGCATTTATATCTTtcctaagtaagcatttcgcggttgtattcggcgcatgatgtatatattctataacCATGtatagctactactgcatcatcAAAGCAATTATCTAAGTGTGTTTCAGAGAGAATATGAATGTTTTCTGATGTTAATAACTTTTCAATTTCATTAACCTTGTTTCTCAGGCTACATATGTTCACATGGGCTATTTTTAGTCCTTTTCTGGGTTGCTCATTTGTTTTTAGTGCTATTCTGTGAGGCTAATCCTAGGTAGACATGTCAgtgacatttacatttgagtcagtGGTACTGAGTGGGCTGCCCACAGTGGGCTTCTTTCTAAGGCAGACAGTTTCAGTGCAAACAATGGAATTCAATTCTATGTGCATATGATTATTACAGACAATACCCTCGGAGCTAACAGTTAAAGGAGCGTGAGTGTTctgacagtaaccgaaaggttgctggttcgaatacccgagctgacaaggtgaaaaatctgtcaatgtgcctttgggcaaggcacttaaccctaatttgatCCAGGGGCACTGTACTTCTATGggtgaccctgtaaaacaacacattttactgcacctataatgtgtatgtgacaaaactAGTTAATTGTTTTGTACTTTACACAAGCACATAGCCTCTGGAATTCGGGGTGCTGAGGGTGTTGCAGGACCCCCTGATAAATCTCTCTCATGTGAACTATGCCTTTATTACTTCTGTATGAGTGGAGAAAATAAATCCTAGGCTGAGCAGAGCAAAAAATATTCCTCAGCACCCTCTAAATTGGCAATAGAGTATTGTCCACATATGTAGAAAGGACGCCAAGTAATTGATTTTGGTTCAGTAGCATCCTATGCTGAGGTGATCTGCTCAGATCTACTGCTACAGCCTAATAACGCCCTGACTGCCCCAGTGGGAGGGGGCTCCAGGGGCCAACGGCGTTATGGGGCCACAGCTTCAACATCACCTGCTCCACATTACCCAGGAGTCGCCTTCCTCCTCACATTCCCCGGCTACAACAGAACCCAGACCCAGCTAGCTGTCAATCACTCTGCTGCCttcctcttccctgctacagATTACTTCCACCAAAGGAACTACACCTGTGTTAATAAGAATTACTTTTTCCGTCATAACTTCTCTCACAGTGACTTTCACTCCCTCATTGTCACAGGTAAACTGAACATGGAACTAACTTTTGACTTTGTCAACATTGCCAGATTTCCACAGATGCTTAGATCTGGGCCCATTTTCATCGAGTCTAAGAGTAGGAGACTTATCTAAGATTAGGTCCCCACGgcccatgtaatcttattcaataTGCACTCCTACTCAAGAGACGCTTTAATTATGAAATAGGATGTTTTGCTGATAATGAGTGCTGACCTAGGATCAGTTTTTCTGATGATCAATCCCCTCATTTTGTGTTTCTATTGCAACCAATCCTCTGACATCTTTTACCATCAGACTGGTAGTAGTGCTGCTGATGTTAGTGATGACCAACATCATTACAGTCCCGTTCTTCAAGACCACCAGGTGGAAGAAGAGAGTAGGAGTTCTTACATTTCCTTTAACCTTTTTGATATTTCATGTACTCGGTGGTAATTTAAAAAAGTATccatttgtcatacttgagtaaaagtatagatacctaaatagaaagttactcaagtaaaagtgagagtcatccagtaaaatactacttgagtaaaagtctaaaagtatttagttCTAAATAAATatacgtaagtatcaaaagtaaaaaatcttttaaaattccttatattaagcaaagcagatggcaTCATTTTCTGATAAATTTACTGATAACCAGGTGCAGACTCCAATTCTCAGACATAATTGACAAAAtatgtatttgtgtttagtgagtcaaatagatcagaggcagcagggatgacaTGTTCtcttttgataagtgtgtgaatttgacaattcTCCTGTCCTGCTATGCATTCAAAATGTtaagagtacttttgggtgtcagggaaaatgtatggagtaaaaagtacattattttcattaggaatgtagtgaagtaaaaaatGAGAAAAATACAAATAGTAAAGAACAGATACCAAAGAAAACGTCTTAGGTAGTActctaaagtatttttacttaagtactttacaacaCTGCATGTACTCAAACAAAagtaaaacaaacacacattttTCCTATATAAAAACATTTGACTGACAAATAGTGAACCTTCCTTCCTGTAATAATTTTTTGTGCATTGTTTAGATCGAGAACAGTAACTGTAAGGCACAGTATACAATTGTACAAAAAAAACCTAATTGTTTCATTGTGATTAAGCTACatatatataaaaatacattAGATTTACAGACACGGGGCAGTTGGGCTACTCAATTAAACTATTTAGGACAAATCTGGATCAATCTTAAAATAAGTGAAAAATGAAAAAATGTGTGGACTGCACACTAAATACTTGTATACCCACAAAGCTAAACTGACAACAGATGTTGAAATGTACATAATGCTTCTGGTGAATGAGTAAGGAttaaaaacaaaggcaaagtagATGTACGTTTTAAGGTGGATTTTCTTTGTCTAGATATATCTGTATTGACGACAGATATAAAATACACAATTTATGGGTATCCCGTGCACCACAAATGCACAATATTTCAGTGCTACGTTTTTAATGACAATTATTAAAAAAGGTGCAATCTGCAAGTTACAGCTGTTCAATTCTTATTTCAATTAACAATATTTacacattgattcttgaagaatataactatCACGTTGATCTCATGGACTGTGTGAGCTCTTGCATCCATAGCACCCTCTCATTTGGAGAGAGAGGCTACACTTCTCTGGCCCTGGCATCCCTAAGATTAACAGCAAACCAAGTGGCAGGGCTGCCGTTTGGTTTCACAATTTATTACAGATTGTAGCCTTAAACCACATTTGTTTCTAATATACAACTAGTTTTCAATTGCCACTAAGTTCATGTGCAGCAGAATTccctgaaaaaaatatatatagtttttGGAGATTCTCATTTATAGAATAAATAAATTAGAATCAAACACCTTGATTGGATAAAAATGTTAACTTTAACACTTCCctgtgttattttttattttattttttatctccttcaattcaacctcctctctctcagtagtccATTGGTTCATCTTCAGGGAGTGCCATCAGAGAGAGACCGTTGATGTCCTCCACATGGCTGTGTTGACATTGGGGGACCTGAGGGGCAGGTCATCATTCCCTTTCTGGGTTCAGTCACTGACTTCCTCACTCCGACTGGAGGAGATGTTCTCATTAAGAAAGagcacacagtagagtaggaggtAGATAGATACAGTAGCTGTTCCCTCTGAGATCGTCTACATTACCGTCAGCAACTGCAGACCGACTGATCAGACCTACAAACCACCTTTCTTCCTAAATTACTACTCATTATGATTAGATCAGTCAGTCTGCAGCCGCCGGCAGCAACGTAGTCGATCTCAAACACGCACTATGTGTAGTAATCTAGCTTGCTGCCGATGGTCTTGCAGCCATTGACGGAGAAGATCTTATCGCTCTTGGGGAAATAGACCAATTCTCTGGCCATCTGGTCGACCACGTCCTGGTCAGGCTCCAGGCCCTTGGCGGACATCTCTGCCATGCCACACAGCAGCACGTGTCTGAACTCCAGAGGCAGGAAAGGGATGAAGAAGTCAACTAGGTTCTTGTCTATCAGACTGGTGTGCCACAACCCACCTGcacagaaagggagggagggacacactCATAAGATGAGCAAGAAGACGCTACCACCAATTCCTCTCAGATGTACACAAGTGCCTCGGGGGTAAGGATAGTCATAAGATAGGCAGGGGCAAGAAAGGCAGATGGACAGAATAGAGAGATGCAACACAGATCATCTTTGTACTGAAGGACTGAAAATTCTCCAATAACATTCCAAGTCTTCTAACCCCAGGCTTAGTAACAAAGAGAAAAATCCGAACCTAAGagaaacatacactacatgaccaagagtatgtggacacctgctcgtcaaacatctcattccaaaaatatgggcattaatatggagttgatcctccctttgctgctataagagcctccactcttctgggaaggcgttccattagatgttggaaccttgcagcggggacttgcttccagtcagccatgagcattagtgaggtcgggcactgatgttgggagattaggcctggctcgcagccggcgttccaattcatcccaaatgtgttcgatggagttgaggtcagggctctgtgcagcccagtcaagttcttccacaccaatctcgacaaaccatttctgtatggacatcactttgtgcacgggggcagtgtcatgctgaaacaggaaagggccttccccaaactgatgccacaaagttggaagcacacaatcgtctagaatgtcattgtatgctgtaacgttaagatttccctatagtggaactaaggggcctagtccgaaccatgaaaaacagccccagacaattattcctcctccacaaaactttacagttggcactatgcattcggccaggtagcgttctcctggcatccgccaaaaccagattcgtccgtcgcactgccagatggtgaagcgtga
The Salvelinus fontinalis isolate EN_2023a chromosome 10, ASM2944872v1, whole genome shotgun sequence DNA segment above includes these coding regions:
- the LOC129863714 gene encoding ribosome biogenesis protein NSA2 homolog: MPQNEHIELHRKRHGQRLDHQERKRKKESREAHERSHKARKMIGLKAKLYHKQRHSEKIQMKKTLKMHEQRKTKQKNDDKTPEGAVPAYLLDREGQSRAKILSNMIKQKRKEKAGKWEVPLPKVRAQGETEVLKVIRTGKRQKKAWKRMVTKVCFVGDNFTRKPPKYERFIRPMGLRFKKAHVTHPELKATFCLPILGVKKNPSSPLYTTLGVITKGTVVEVNVSELGLVTQGGKVIWGKYAQVTNNPENDGCINAVLLV